Proteins encoded together in one Columba livia isolate bColLiv1 breed racing homer chromosome 3, bColLiv1.pat.W.v2, whole genome shotgun sequence window:
- the UFL1 gene encoding E3 UFM1-protein ligase 1 isoform X1: protein MAAAWEEIRRLAADFQRAQFAEVAHRLSERNCIEIVTKLIAEKQLEVVHTLDGKEYVTPAQISKEIRDELQVCGGRINIVDLQQVINVDLLHIENRANDIVKSEKTIQLVLGQLINETYLDQLAEEINDKLQETGQVTISELCKAYDLPGDFLIQALSRRLGRIIHGQLDQENRGVIFTEAFVSRHRARIRGLFTAITRPTPVSNLITRYGFQEHLLYSVLEELVNSGRLKGTVVGGRQDKAVFVPDIYARTQSNWVDSFFKQNGYLEFDALSRLGIPDPAGYIKKRYKSTQLLFLRAACVGQEIVDQVEASVEEAISSGNWIDVATLLPSSLSVEDVGILLQQVMRSLNKNSSGLVFSDTIVVSEKFLSSCADLFSDMMQQKAEKEMKNNPVNLITEEDLKQASGLENAFANKKDKKDERRKKATEGSGSVRGGGGGNAREIKIKKTKKKGRKDADSDEESQATSTGRNKQPEFHFMSQEEIQDVLKTHMQDCPEELITELAEHLMRPLTKTYQEVVRSVFTSSTSSSGASRRQTMKDLQEEFSNLYNNIRLFEKGIKHFTDETQTNLAKHLLKTVCTDIANLIFNFLASDSMMTTENHSTMTSEVRTKILGKLPEDTKGPLAKLHTSLNGKTVEDFLSCLDSAVDICGIMVKKGDKKKERQVLFQHRQALIEQLKVTEDPALVLHLTSVLLFQFSTHCMLHAPGRSVPQIISFLSSKIPEDQHSLLVKYQGLVVKQLISQTKKTERGDSDTTDNVEEEEGADTIRKELQEITASVKDLVLRPRKSSVTEE from the exons GTCGAATAAACATTGTTGACTTACAACAG gtaataAATGTGGACCTTCTGCACATTGAAAACAGAGCTAACGACATTGTTAAATCTGAAAAAACTATTCAGCTTGTACTGGGACAGCTTATAAATGA gacTTACCTGGATCAATtggcagaagaaataaatgataAACTACAGGAAACGGGCCAGGTGACAATATCGGAACTCTGCAAGGCATATGACCTTCCAGGAGACTTCCTGATACAG GCATTATCCAGGCGTTTGGGTAGAATTATTCATGGACAACTAGACCAGGAAAACCGTGGGGTGATTTTTACAGAAGCATTTGTGTCCCGCCATCGAGCACGCATTCGTGGTCTCTTCACTGCGATTACTCG gcCTACACCTGTGAGTAACTTGATCACTCGGTATGGATTTCAAGAACATTTACTTTACT ctGTACTAGAAGAACTTGTTAACTCTGGTCGTCTAAAAGGCACCGTGGTTGGTGGGAGACAAGATAAGGCTGTGTTTGTTCCAGACATCTATGCTAGAACGCAGAGCAACTGGGTGGATTCATTTTTCAAGCAGAATGGTTACTTAG AATTTGATGCATTGTCCAGACTTGGCATCCCTGACCCAGCAggctacattaaaaaaagatacaaGTCCACACAACTCTTATTTCTAAGAGCAGCTTGTGTTGGTCAAGAAATTGTGGATCAAGTTGAAGCCTCTGTAGAAGAAGCCATCAGCTCTGGAAACTGGATAGATGTAGCA aCTCTTCTGCCCAGTTCATTGTCAGTAGAAGATGTTGGGATTTTGCTTCAGCAAGTGATGAGatctttaaacaaaaattccTCAGGTTTAGTCTTCAGTGACACCATTGTGGTCAGTGAGAAATTCCTGAGCAGCTGTGCTGACCTGTTCTCTGATATGATGcaacagaaagctgaaaag gaaatgaaaaataacccTGTTAATTTAATCACTGAAGAAGACTTAAAACAGGCTTCTGGTTTAGAGAATGCATTTGctaataaaaaagacaaaaaggatgaaagaagaaaaaaagcaacag AGGGCAGTGGAAGcgtgagaggaggaggaggtggtaACGCTAGAGAGATCAAGATCaagaaaaccaagaagaaaggaagaaaggatgcTGACAGCGATGAAGAGTCGCAAGCAACTAGCACAG GTAGGAATAAACAGCCGGAGTTCCATTTCATGTCACAAGAGGAAATTCAGGATGTTTTAAAGACCCACATGCAGGATTGCCCTGAAGAGCTTATTACAGAACTTGCTGAACATCTAATGAG ACCTTTAACAAAAACTTATCAGGAAGTTGTGCGTTCTGTTTTTACATCTTCAACATCTTCCTCTGGAGCTAGCAGAAGACAGACTATGAAGGACTTGCAGGAGGAATTCTCAAACTTGTACAACAACATTCGGTTATTTGAAAAGGGAATAAAGCATTTCACAG ATGAGACTCAGACTAACCTTGCCAAACATCTGTTGAAGACTGTCTGCACAGACATTGCAAATCTTATTTTCAACTTCCTAGCATCTGATTCAATGATGACAACAGAAAATCATTCTACTATGACAAGTGAG GTCCGGACTAAGATTTTAGGTAAATTGCCGGAAGACACCAAAGGTCCTTTAGCTAAACTACATACTTCTCTGAATGGCAAG aCTGTGGAAGATTTTCTTTCATGCCTTGATTCTGCAGTGGATATTTGTGGTATTATGGtgaaaaaaggagacaaaaagaaggaaag GCAAGTCCTATTTCAGCATAGACAAGCTCTGATTGAACAGCTAAAAGTCACAGAAGATCCAGCTCTTGTTCTGCACCTGACATCAGtactgttatttcagttttcaaccCACTGTATGCTCCATGCACCAGGAAGATCAGTACCACAGATCATTAGTTTCCTAAGCAGCAAGATCCCAGAG GATCAGCATTCTCTGTTAGTCAAATACCAGGGATTAGTAGTGAAACAATTGATCAGCCAGACTAAGAAAACTGAACGGGGAGACAGCGACACAACAGATAACgtggaagaagaggaaggagcagaTACCATTCGAAAAGAGCTCCAGGAAATCACTGCTTCTGTCAAGGATCTGGTTCTCAGACCTAGGAAATCTTCTGTAACAGAGGAATAA
- the UFL1 gene encoding E3 UFM1-protein ligase 1 isoform X2, translating to MEKSMSLQHRLVRRSGMSFKFVVVINVDLLHIENRANDIVKSEKTIQLVLGQLINETYLDQLAEEINDKLQETGQVTISELCKAYDLPGDFLIQALSRRLGRIIHGQLDQENRGVIFTEAFVSRHRARIRGLFTAITRPTPVSNLITRYGFQEHLLYSVLEELVNSGRLKGTVVGGRQDKAVFVPDIYARTQSNWVDSFFKQNGYLEFDALSRLGIPDPAGYIKKRYKSTQLLFLRAACVGQEIVDQVEASVEEAISSGNWIDVATLLPSSLSVEDVGILLQQVMRSLNKNSSGLVFSDTIVVSEKFLSSCADLFSDMMQQKAEKEMKNNPVNLITEEDLKQASGLENAFANKKDKKDERRKKATEGSGSVRGGGGGNAREIKIKKTKKKGRKDADSDEESQATSTGRNKQPEFHFMSQEEIQDVLKTHMQDCPEELITELAEHLMRPLTKTYQEVVRSVFTSSTSSSGASRRQTMKDLQEEFSNLYNNIRLFEKGIKHFTDETQTNLAKHLLKTVCTDIANLIFNFLASDSMMTTENHSTMTSEVRTKILGKLPEDTKGPLAKLHTSLNGKTVEDFLSCLDSAVDICGIMVKKGDKKKERQVLFQHRQALIEQLKVTEDPALVLHLTSVLLFQFSTHCMLHAPGRSVPQIISFLSSKIPEDQHSLLVKYQGLVVKQLISQTKKTERGDSDTTDNVEEEEGADTIRKELQEITASVKDLVLRPRKSSVTEE from the exons gtaataAATGTGGACCTTCTGCACATTGAAAACAGAGCTAACGACATTGTTAAATCTGAAAAAACTATTCAGCTTGTACTGGGACAGCTTATAAATGA gacTTACCTGGATCAATtggcagaagaaataaatgataAACTACAGGAAACGGGCCAGGTGACAATATCGGAACTCTGCAAGGCATATGACCTTCCAGGAGACTTCCTGATACAG GCATTATCCAGGCGTTTGGGTAGAATTATTCATGGACAACTAGACCAGGAAAACCGTGGGGTGATTTTTACAGAAGCATTTGTGTCCCGCCATCGAGCACGCATTCGTGGTCTCTTCACTGCGATTACTCG gcCTACACCTGTGAGTAACTTGATCACTCGGTATGGATTTCAAGAACATTTACTTTACT ctGTACTAGAAGAACTTGTTAACTCTGGTCGTCTAAAAGGCACCGTGGTTGGTGGGAGACAAGATAAGGCTGTGTTTGTTCCAGACATCTATGCTAGAACGCAGAGCAACTGGGTGGATTCATTTTTCAAGCAGAATGGTTACTTAG AATTTGATGCATTGTCCAGACTTGGCATCCCTGACCCAGCAggctacattaaaaaaagatacaaGTCCACACAACTCTTATTTCTAAGAGCAGCTTGTGTTGGTCAAGAAATTGTGGATCAAGTTGAAGCCTCTGTAGAAGAAGCCATCAGCTCTGGAAACTGGATAGATGTAGCA aCTCTTCTGCCCAGTTCATTGTCAGTAGAAGATGTTGGGATTTTGCTTCAGCAAGTGATGAGatctttaaacaaaaattccTCAGGTTTAGTCTTCAGTGACACCATTGTGGTCAGTGAGAAATTCCTGAGCAGCTGTGCTGACCTGTTCTCTGATATGATGcaacagaaagctgaaaag gaaatgaaaaataacccTGTTAATTTAATCACTGAAGAAGACTTAAAACAGGCTTCTGGTTTAGAGAATGCATTTGctaataaaaaagacaaaaaggatgaaagaagaaaaaaagcaacag AGGGCAGTGGAAGcgtgagaggaggaggaggtggtaACGCTAGAGAGATCAAGATCaagaaaaccaagaagaaaggaagaaaggatgcTGACAGCGATGAAGAGTCGCAAGCAACTAGCACAG GTAGGAATAAACAGCCGGAGTTCCATTTCATGTCACAAGAGGAAATTCAGGATGTTTTAAAGACCCACATGCAGGATTGCCCTGAAGAGCTTATTACAGAACTTGCTGAACATCTAATGAG ACCTTTAACAAAAACTTATCAGGAAGTTGTGCGTTCTGTTTTTACATCTTCAACATCTTCCTCTGGAGCTAGCAGAAGACAGACTATGAAGGACTTGCAGGAGGAATTCTCAAACTTGTACAACAACATTCGGTTATTTGAAAAGGGAATAAAGCATTTCACAG ATGAGACTCAGACTAACCTTGCCAAACATCTGTTGAAGACTGTCTGCACAGACATTGCAAATCTTATTTTCAACTTCCTAGCATCTGATTCAATGATGACAACAGAAAATCATTCTACTATGACAAGTGAG GTCCGGACTAAGATTTTAGGTAAATTGCCGGAAGACACCAAAGGTCCTTTAGCTAAACTACATACTTCTCTGAATGGCAAG aCTGTGGAAGATTTTCTTTCATGCCTTGATTCTGCAGTGGATATTTGTGGTATTATGGtgaaaaaaggagacaaaaagaaggaaag GCAAGTCCTATTTCAGCATAGACAAGCTCTGATTGAACAGCTAAAAGTCACAGAAGATCCAGCTCTTGTTCTGCACCTGACATCAGtactgttatttcagttttcaaccCACTGTATGCTCCATGCACCAGGAAGATCAGTACCACAGATCATTAGTTTCCTAAGCAGCAAGATCCCAGAG GATCAGCATTCTCTGTTAGTCAAATACCAGGGATTAGTAGTGAAACAATTGATCAGCCAGACTAAGAAAACTGAACGGGGAGACAGCGACACAACAGATAACgtggaagaagaggaaggagcagaTACCATTCGAAAAGAGCTCCAGGAAATCACTGCTTCTGTCAAGGATCTGGTTCTCAGACCTAGGAAATCTTCTGTAACAGAGGAATAA